One Deltaproteobacteria bacterium genomic region harbors:
- a CDS encoding tetratricopeptide repeat protein, whose amino-acid sequence MSPRFDSGPIRACAAAFALVIAWIGFAVGASAQDAGAFLGRGDELFARRGADLKAPAAAIGIWTSAAVAFPTDARFPERILAADAYLVRFSPDAKARVQALADGERLADSVAKSFPKSPAGPYYRAVFRFESLRARDALGQLSELGALREDLERAKKIDPAFDFAGPDRQLGILALEAPVRRPEDAVEALESARKLSPNFSSNLAWLARAYDAQGRADEAGALWTGVLAMTASTGFERDLLADQALARERLGLAANGQATP is encoded by the coding sequence GTGAGCCCCCGATTCGACAGCGGACCGATTCGCGCGTGCGCGGCAGCGTTCGCGTTGGTCATCGCATGGATCGGATTCGCCGTCGGCGCCTCCGCGCAGGATGCCGGCGCGTTTCTCGGTCGGGGCGACGAACTCTTCGCGCGACGGGGCGCGGATCTGAAAGCGCCCGCCGCCGCGATCGGCATCTGGACGAGCGCCGCAGTCGCTTTTCCGACGGATGCGCGGTTCCCCGAACGAATCCTCGCGGCCGACGCCTACCTCGTCCGGTTTTCGCCCGACGCGAAGGCTCGCGTGCAGGCGCTCGCCGACGGCGAGCGCCTCGCCGACTCCGTCGCGAAGTCATTTCCGAAGTCGCCCGCCGGACCCTATTATCGCGCGGTGTTCCGATTCGAATCGCTTCGCGCGCGCGATGCCTTGGGGCAACTCTCCGAACTCGGCGCCCTCCGCGAGGATCTCGAACGCGCGAAGAAGATCGATCCGGCCTTTGATTTCGCGGGGCCCGACCGCCAACTGGGCATTCTCGCCCTCGAAGCGCCGGTCCGCCGGCCCGAGGACGCCGTCGAAGCGTTGGAAAGCGCGCGCAAGCTGTCGCCGAACTTCAGTTCGAATCTCGCGTGGCTCGCCAGGGCCTACGACGCGCAGGGCCGCGCCGACGAGGCGGGCGCGCTGTGGACGGGCGTTCTCGCCATGACCGCGTCGACCGGATTCGAGCGGGACCTCTTGGCCGATCAGGCCCTCGCTCGCGAGCGACTCGGTCTCGCCGCGAACGGGCAGGCAACGCCGTGA